From Pelmatolapia mariae isolate MD_Pm_ZW linkage group LG22, Pm_UMD_F_2, whole genome shotgun sequence, a single genomic window includes:
- the rxrba gene encoding retinoic acid receptor RXR-beta-A isoform X3, with product MGDSRDSHSPDSSSVSSPPSGQRSPPLVPSAAASMTSLPPITTAGVNSPISSIGSPFSVISSSLGSPCLPGTPSVGYGPISSPQINSTVSMSGLHAVSSSDDVKPPLGLKQLSSHSPGPMLSQKRLCSICGDRSSGKHYGVYSCEGCKGFFKRTVRKDLTYTCRDNKDCTVDKRQRNRCQYCRYQKCLAMGMKREVAKMNDRSVQEERQRNKDRDGEVESTSAVNEEMPVEKILEAEMAVEQKTELHADGSSGGSSPNDPVTNICQAADKQLFTLVEWAKRIPHFSELPLDDQVILLRAGWNELLIASFSHRSISVKDGILLATGLHVHRNSAHSAGVGAIFDRVLTELVSKMRDMQMDKTELGCLRAIILFNPDAKGLSNSSEVELLRERVYASLEAYCKQKYPDQQGRFAKLLLRLPALRSIGLKCLEHLFFFKLIGDTPIDTFLMEMLEAPHQLT from the exons ATTCCCACAGCCCAGACAGTTCGTCTGTGTCCTCCCCACCTTCGGGCCAGCGCTCCCCTCCGCTGGTTCCCTCAGCTGCAGCTTCCATGACCTCCCTGCCTCCCATCACCACTGCCGGGGTCAATAGCCCCATCAGCAGCATCGGTTCCCCCTTTTCTGTTATCAGCTCTTCGCTGGGGTCGCCCTGCCTACCTGGCACACCGTCAGTGGGTTACGGCCCAATTAGCAGCCCCCAG ATCAACTCAACAGTGTCGATGTCAGGGCTTCATGCAGTGAGCAGCTCCGATGATGTGAAACCTCCACTGGGCTTGAAACAGCTGTCATCCCACAGCCCTGGGCCGATGCTTTCCCAGAAACGTCTTTGTTCCATCTGTGGAGATAGATCCTCTG GTAAGCATTATGGCGTCTACAGCTGTGAGGGCTGCAAAGGTTTCTTCAAAAGAACAGTGCGAAAAGACTTGACCTACACCTGTCGGGACAATAAAGACTGTACTGTGGATAAGAGACAGAGGAATCGCTGCCAGTACTGCCGCTATCAGAAGTGCCTGGCCATGGGCATGAAGAGAGAAG TGGCCAAGATGAACGACAGAT CTGTCCAAGAGGAGCGGCAGAGGAACAAGGATAGAGATGGTGAGGTGGAGTCGACCAGTGCAGTCAACGAGGAGATGCCAGTAGAGAAGATTTTGGAAGCAGAGATGGCCGTAGAGCAGAAGACAGAGCTGCATGCAGATGGAAGTTCGGGCGGCAGCTCT CCCAACGATCCAGTCACCAACATCTGCCAGGCAGCAGACAAGCAGCTCTTCACCCTGGTGGAGTGGGCCAAGAGGATCCCTCATTTCTCAGAGTTACCCCTGGATGACCAGGTCATCTTGCTACGTGCAG GCTGGAATGAGCTCCTGATTGCATCGTTCTCCCATCGCTCCATCTCGGTGAAGGACGGGATTTTACTGGCCACAGGCCTGCATGTCCACAGGAACAGTGCCCACAGTGCAGGTGTTGGAGCTATCTTTGACAG gGTTTTGACAGAGCTTGTTAGTAAAATGAGAGACATGCAAATGGACAAGACAGAGCTGGGCTGCCTTCGAGCAATCATTCTCTTCAATCCAG ATGCTAAGGGTTTGTCCAACTCCAGTGAGGTGGAGCTCCTAAGAGAGAGGGTGTACGCATCTCTCGAGGCTTACTGCAAACAGAAATATCCCGATCAGCAGGGAAG GTTTGCAAAGCTCCTCCTCCGGCTCCCGGCACTGCGCTCCATTGGTCTAAAGTGCCTGGAGCACTTGTTCTTCTTTAAACTGATTGGTGATACGCCCATTGACACCTTCCTGATGGAGATGCTAGAGGCGCCTCACCAGCTCACCTAG
- the rxrba gene encoding retinoic acid receptor RXR-beta-A isoform X4, with the protein MGDSRDSHSPDSSSVSSPPSGQRSPPLVPSAAASMTSLPPITTAGVNSPISSIGSPFSVISSSLGSPCLPGTPSVGYGPISSPQINSTVSMSGLHAVSSSDDVKPPLGLKQLSSHSPGPMLSQKRLCSICGDRSSGKHYGVYSCEGCKGFFKRTVRKDLTYTCRDNKDCTVDKRQRNRCQYCRYQKCLAMGMKREAVQEERQRNKDRDGEVESTSAVNEEMPVEKILEAEMAVEQKTELHADGSSGGSSPNDPVTNICQAADKQLFTLVEWAKRIPHFSELPLDDQVILLRAGWNELLIASFSHRSISVKDGILLATGLHVHRNSAHSAGVGAIFDRVLTELVSKMRDMQMDKTELGCLRAIILFNPDAKGLSNSSEVELLRERVYASLEAYCKQKYPDQQGRFAKLLLRLPALRSIGLKCLEHLFFFKLIGDTPIDTFLMEMLEAPHQLT; encoded by the exons ATTCCCACAGCCCAGACAGTTCGTCTGTGTCCTCCCCACCTTCGGGCCAGCGCTCCCCTCCGCTGGTTCCCTCAGCTGCAGCTTCCATGACCTCCCTGCCTCCCATCACCACTGCCGGGGTCAATAGCCCCATCAGCAGCATCGGTTCCCCCTTTTCTGTTATCAGCTCTTCGCTGGGGTCGCCCTGCCTACCTGGCACACCGTCAGTGGGTTACGGCCCAATTAGCAGCCCCCAG ATCAACTCAACAGTGTCGATGTCAGGGCTTCATGCAGTGAGCAGCTCCGATGATGTGAAACCTCCACTGGGCTTGAAACAGCTGTCATCCCACAGCCCTGGGCCGATGCTTTCCCAGAAACGTCTTTGTTCCATCTGTGGAGATAGATCCTCTG GTAAGCATTATGGCGTCTACAGCTGTGAGGGCTGCAAAGGTTTCTTCAAAAGAACAGTGCGAAAAGACTTGACCTACACCTGTCGGGACAATAAAGACTGTACTGTGGATAAGAGACAGAGGAATCGCTGCCAGTACTGCCGCTATCAGAAGTGCCTGGCCATGGGCATGAAGAGAGAAG CTGTCCAAGAGGAGCGGCAGAGGAACAAGGATAGAGATGGTGAGGTGGAGTCGACCAGTGCAGTCAACGAGGAGATGCCAGTAGAGAAGATTTTGGAAGCAGAGATGGCCGTAGAGCAGAAGACAGAGCTGCATGCAGATGGAAGTTCGGGCGGCAGCTCT CCCAACGATCCAGTCACCAACATCTGCCAGGCAGCAGACAAGCAGCTCTTCACCCTGGTGGAGTGGGCCAAGAGGATCCCTCATTTCTCAGAGTTACCCCTGGATGACCAGGTCATCTTGCTACGTGCAG GCTGGAATGAGCTCCTGATTGCATCGTTCTCCCATCGCTCCATCTCGGTGAAGGACGGGATTTTACTGGCCACAGGCCTGCATGTCCACAGGAACAGTGCCCACAGTGCAGGTGTTGGAGCTATCTTTGACAG gGTTTTGACAGAGCTTGTTAGTAAAATGAGAGACATGCAAATGGACAAGACAGAGCTGGGCTGCCTTCGAGCAATCATTCTCTTCAATCCAG ATGCTAAGGGTTTGTCCAACTCCAGTGAGGTGGAGCTCCTAAGAGAGAGGGTGTACGCATCTCTCGAGGCTTACTGCAAACAGAAATATCCCGATCAGCAGGGAAG GTTTGCAAAGCTCCTCCTCCGGCTCCCGGCACTGCGCTCCATTGGTCTAAAGTGCCTGGAGCACTTGTTCTTCTTTAAACTGATTGGTGATACGCCCATTGACACCTTCCTGATGGAGATGCTAGAGGCGCCTCACCAGCTCACCTAG
- the rxrba gene encoding retinoic acid receptor RXR-beta-A isoform X2, protein MGDSRDSHSPDSSSVSSPPSGQRSPPLVPSAAASMTSLPPITTAGVNSPISSIGSPFSVISSSLGSPCLPGTPSVGYGPISSPQINSTVSMSGLHAVSSSDDVKPPLGLKQLSSHSPGPMLSQKRLCSICGDRSSGKHYGVYSCEGCKGFFKRTVRKDLTYTCRDNKDCTVDKRQRNRCQYCRYQKCLAMGMKREAVQEERQRNKDRDGEVESTSAVNEEMPVEKILEAEMAVEQKTELHADGSSGGSSPNDPVTNICQAADKQLFTLVEWAKRIPHFSELPLDDQVILLRAGWNELLIASFSHRSISVKDGILLATGLHVHRNSAHSAGVGAIFDRAHNAEVGAIFDRVLTELVSKMRDMQMDKTELGCLRAIILFNPDAKGLSNSSEVELLRERVYASLEAYCKQKYPDQQGRFAKLLLRLPALRSIGLKCLEHLFFFKLIGDTPIDTFLMEMLEAPHQLT, encoded by the exons ATTCCCACAGCCCAGACAGTTCGTCTGTGTCCTCCCCACCTTCGGGCCAGCGCTCCCCTCCGCTGGTTCCCTCAGCTGCAGCTTCCATGACCTCCCTGCCTCCCATCACCACTGCCGGGGTCAATAGCCCCATCAGCAGCATCGGTTCCCCCTTTTCTGTTATCAGCTCTTCGCTGGGGTCGCCCTGCCTACCTGGCACACCGTCAGTGGGTTACGGCCCAATTAGCAGCCCCCAG ATCAACTCAACAGTGTCGATGTCAGGGCTTCATGCAGTGAGCAGCTCCGATGATGTGAAACCTCCACTGGGCTTGAAACAGCTGTCATCCCACAGCCCTGGGCCGATGCTTTCCCAGAAACGTCTTTGTTCCATCTGTGGAGATAGATCCTCTG GTAAGCATTATGGCGTCTACAGCTGTGAGGGCTGCAAAGGTTTCTTCAAAAGAACAGTGCGAAAAGACTTGACCTACACCTGTCGGGACAATAAAGACTGTACTGTGGATAAGAGACAGAGGAATCGCTGCCAGTACTGCCGCTATCAGAAGTGCCTGGCCATGGGCATGAAGAGAGAAG CTGTCCAAGAGGAGCGGCAGAGGAACAAGGATAGAGATGGTGAGGTGGAGTCGACCAGTGCAGTCAACGAGGAGATGCCAGTAGAGAAGATTTTGGAAGCAGAGATGGCCGTAGAGCAGAAGACAGAGCTGCATGCAGATGGAAGTTCGGGCGGCAGCTCT CCCAACGATCCAGTCACCAACATCTGCCAGGCAGCAGACAAGCAGCTCTTCACCCTGGTGGAGTGGGCCAAGAGGATCCCTCATTTCTCAGAGTTACCCCTGGATGACCAGGTCATCTTGCTACGTGCAG GCTGGAATGAGCTCCTGATTGCATCGTTCTCCCATCGCTCCATCTCGGTGAAGGACGGGATTTTACTGGCCACAGGCCTGCATGTCCACAGGAACAGTGCCCACAGTGCAGGTGTTGGAGCTATCTTTGACAG GGCGCACAATGCCGAGGTTGGGGCCATATTTGACAG gGTTTTGACAGAGCTTGTTAGTAAAATGAGAGACATGCAAATGGACAAGACAGAGCTGGGCTGCCTTCGAGCAATCATTCTCTTCAATCCAG ATGCTAAGGGTTTGTCCAACTCCAGTGAGGTGGAGCTCCTAAGAGAGAGGGTGTACGCATCTCTCGAGGCTTACTGCAAACAGAAATATCCCGATCAGCAGGGAAG GTTTGCAAAGCTCCTCCTCCGGCTCCCGGCACTGCGCTCCATTGGTCTAAAGTGCCTGGAGCACTTGTTCTTCTTTAAACTGATTGGTGATACGCCCATTGACACCTTCCTGATGGAGATGCTAGAGGCGCCTCACCAGCTCACCTAG
- the rxrba gene encoding retinoic acid receptor RXR-beta-A isoform X1, with amino-acid sequence MGDSRDSHSPDSSSVSSPPSGQRSPPLVPSAAASMTSLPPITTAGVNSPISSIGSPFSVISSSLGSPCLPGTPSVGYGPISSPQINSTVSMSGLHAVSSSDDVKPPLGLKQLSSHSPGPMLSQKRLCSICGDRSSGKHYGVYSCEGCKGFFKRTVRKDLTYTCRDNKDCTVDKRQRNRCQYCRYQKCLAMGMKREVAKMNDRSVQEERQRNKDRDGEVESTSAVNEEMPVEKILEAEMAVEQKTELHADGSSGGSSPNDPVTNICQAADKQLFTLVEWAKRIPHFSELPLDDQVILLRAGWNELLIASFSHRSISVKDGILLATGLHVHRNSAHSAGVGAIFDRAHNAEVGAIFDRVLTELVSKMRDMQMDKTELGCLRAIILFNPDAKGLSNSSEVELLRERVYASLEAYCKQKYPDQQGRFAKLLLRLPALRSIGLKCLEHLFFFKLIGDTPIDTFLMEMLEAPHQLT; translated from the exons ATTCCCACAGCCCAGACAGTTCGTCTGTGTCCTCCCCACCTTCGGGCCAGCGCTCCCCTCCGCTGGTTCCCTCAGCTGCAGCTTCCATGACCTCCCTGCCTCCCATCACCACTGCCGGGGTCAATAGCCCCATCAGCAGCATCGGTTCCCCCTTTTCTGTTATCAGCTCTTCGCTGGGGTCGCCCTGCCTACCTGGCACACCGTCAGTGGGTTACGGCCCAATTAGCAGCCCCCAG ATCAACTCAACAGTGTCGATGTCAGGGCTTCATGCAGTGAGCAGCTCCGATGATGTGAAACCTCCACTGGGCTTGAAACAGCTGTCATCCCACAGCCCTGGGCCGATGCTTTCCCAGAAACGTCTTTGTTCCATCTGTGGAGATAGATCCTCTG GTAAGCATTATGGCGTCTACAGCTGTGAGGGCTGCAAAGGTTTCTTCAAAAGAACAGTGCGAAAAGACTTGACCTACACCTGTCGGGACAATAAAGACTGTACTGTGGATAAGAGACAGAGGAATCGCTGCCAGTACTGCCGCTATCAGAAGTGCCTGGCCATGGGCATGAAGAGAGAAG TGGCCAAGATGAACGACAGAT CTGTCCAAGAGGAGCGGCAGAGGAACAAGGATAGAGATGGTGAGGTGGAGTCGACCAGTGCAGTCAACGAGGAGATGCCAGTAGAGAAGATTTTGGAAGCAGAGATGGCCGTAGAGCAGAAGACAGAGCTGCATGCAGATGGAAGTTCGGGCGGCAGCTCT CCCAACGATCCAGTCACCAACATCTGCCAGGCAGCAGACAAGCAGCTCTTCACCCTGGTGGAGTGGGCCAAGAGGATCCCTCATTTCTCAGAGTTACCCCTGGATGACCAGGTCATCTTGCTACGTGCAG GCTGGAATGAGCTCCTGATTGCATCGTTCTCCCATCGCTCCATCTCGGTGAAGGACGGGATTTTACTGGCCACAGGCCTGCATGTCCACAGGAACAGTGCCCACAGTGCAGGTGTTGGAGCTATCTTTGACAG GGCGCACAATGCCGAGGTTGGGGCCATATTTGACAG gGTTTTGACAGAGCTTGTTAGTAAAATGAGAGACATGCAAATGGACAAGACAGAGCTGGGCTGCCTTCGAGCAATCATTCTCTTCAATCCAG ATGCTAAGGGTTTGTCCAACTCCAGTGAGGTGGAGCTCCTAAGAGAGAGGGTGTACGCATCTCTCGAGGCTTACTGCAAACAGAAATATCCCGATCAGCAGGGAAG GTTTGCAAAGCTCCTCCTCCGGCTCCCGGCACTGCGCTCCATTGGTCTAAAGTGCCTGGAGCACTTGTTCTTCTTTAAACTGATTGGTGATACGCCCATTGACACCTTCCTGATGGAGATGCTAGAGGCGCCTCACCAGCTCACCTAG